One genomic segment of Gimesia chilikensis includes these proteins:
- a CDS encoding flagellin N-terminal helical domain-containing protein — translation MTRINTNVAALRGLRSLNKSTNLLDTSLTRLSTGLKINSGKDNPSGLIASETLRSQVSAIEQSIKNSNRASNVIATADSALGEVTNLLNQVRGLVQEGLNKGALSQDEIEANQLQIDTALSAINRISANTSFAGDKLIDGSKAFRTQASATDAAKLSDYQVNEAVFGTSSTITLDATVVTAATQASLDYSAVDGGLASATTIEVGGKSGSQVLFLGASSSLDNVKDAVNGVSDITGVTATKTNKVASNLSFNNANATNSGLTFTDARTSDSVLGDTGQNIRVQFVDPSANSASANITFNNTNTDITIVVSLGTLANGDISSNASSIKTLLDGNADVNALISTAAEGDGSGVVEAEAAAALSGGTNAYLTFSAANYGADEFVDVNVLNGSFDTVDNITDGNALKRAIGSDIVTRINGQVAQGSGLTANIRSQQLDASFSFTSAANVADNTASLTITGGGSLFQIGQDVSAAGQIGIGIEAVNTARLGGVSGKLFEIGSGGGKSLLDVGPSVPGSDLVNIIEESINRVSTLRGRLGAVQKNVIETNVSSLGVALENISEARSQIVDTDFAVETANMTKAQILNQAGISVLSIANQNPQQVLSLLR, via the coding sequence ATGACACGAATTAATACTAACGTAGCCGCGCTGAGAGGCTTACGTAGTTTGAATAAGTCTACCAACCTGTTGGACACCTCATTGACCCGTCTGTCCACCGGTTTGAAAATTAACTCTGGTAAAGATAACCCCTCCGGTTTGATTGCCAGTGAAACCCTGCGTTCACAGGTTTCCGCGATTGAACAATCTATCAAAAACTCAAACCGTGCCAGCAACGTGATTGCCACCGCTGACTCGGCTCTGGGCGAAGTCACCAACCTGCTGAACCAGGTTCGTGGTCTGGTTCAGGAAGGTTTGAACAAAGGCGCTCTGTCTCAGGACGAAATCGAAGCGAATCAGCTCCAGATCGATACAGCGTTATCAGCCATCAACCGTATTTCAGCGAACACCTCATTCGCTGGCGACAAGCTGATCGATGGAAGCAAAGCTTTCCGTACACAGGCTTCTGCCACCGATGCTGCTAAACTGTCTGACTACCAGGTCAACGAAGCTGTATTCGGAACCAGCAGCACCATCACTCTGGATGCCACAGTTGTAACCGCTGCCACTCAGGCCAGCCTGGATTACAGTGCTGTTGACGGCGGTCTGGCCAGCGCAACCACCATCGAAGTGGGTGGTAAAAGCGGTAGCCAGGTGCTGTTCCTGGGTGCTTCCAGCTCACTGGATAACGTCAAAGACGCCGTAAACGGCGTGAGTGACATTACCGGTGTGACAGCAACGAAAACCAACAAGGTTGCCAGCAACCTGTCCTTCAACAATGCCAACGCTACGAACTCCGGTCTGACCTTCACCGATGCCCGGACTTCAGACAGTGTTCTCGGCGATACCGGACAGAACATCCGCGTCCAGTTTGTTGACCCGTCTGCCAACAGTGCTTCAGCCAACATCACATTCAATAACACCAACACTGATATTACGATTGTGGTCAGCCTCGGAACACTGGCAAACGGTGACATTTCATCAAACGCAAGTTCTATCAAAACGCTGCTGGATGGCAACGCTGACGTGAACGCTCTGATCTCCACCGCCGCAGAAGGTGATGGTTCAGGTGTCGTCGAAGCAGAAGCTGCTGCTGCCCTGTCCGGCGGAACCAACGCTTACCTGACTTTCAGTGCTGCTAACTACGGTGCTGATGAATTCGTCGATGTGAATGTTCTCAACGGTAGCTTCGATACAGTAGACAACATTACCGACGGCAACGCCCTGAAGCGTGCCATTGGTTCGGACATCGTGACTCGGATCAACGGGCAGGTTGCCCAGGGTTCCGGTCTGACTGCCAACATCCGTTCGCAGCAGCTCGACGCTTCGTTCTCCTTTACCTCCGCTGCCAACGTTGCCGACAACACGGCCAGCCTCACCATCACTGGTGGTGGTTCGCTGTTCCAGATCGGTCAGGACGTCTCTGCCGCTGGTCAGATTGGTATCGGAATCGAAGCTGTTAACACAGCCCGTCTGGGTGGTGTTTCCGGTAAGCTGTTCGAAATCGGTTCGGGCGGTGGTAAGAGCCTCTTGGACGTCGGTCCTTCTGTTCCTGGTTCCGACCTGGTGAACATCATCGAAGAATCGATCAACCGTGTATCGACTCTCCGTGGTCGTCTGGGTGCGGTTCAGAAAAACGTGATCGAAACCAACGTTTCATCACTGGGTGTGGCTCTGGAAAACATTTCCGAAGCCCGTAGTCAGATCGTGGATACCGACTTCGCTGTCGAAACCGCAAACATGACCAAAGCTCAGATTCTGAACCAGGCTGGTATTTCGGTTCTCTCGATTGCCAACCAGAACCCACAGCAGGTATTGAGTCTGCTCAGATAA